One window of Cervus canadensis isolate Bull #8, Minnesota chromosome 19, ASM1932006v1, whole genome shotgun sequence genomic DNA carries:
- the NPY5R gene encoding neuropeptide Y receptor type 5, with protein sequence MDSELKDYYNKTFAGENNTASIRNSDFPVWDDYKSSVDDLQYFLIGLYTLVSLLGFMGNLLILMALMRKRNQKTTVNFLIGNLAFSDILVVLFCSPFTLTSVLLDQWMFGRVMCHIMPFLQCVTVLVSTLILISIAIVRYHMIKHPVSNHLTANHGYFLIATVWTLGFAMCSPLPVFHSLVELQETFGSALLSNRYLCVESWPSDAYRIAFTISLLLVQYILPLVCLTVSHTSVCRSISCGLSNKENQLEEKEMINLTLHPSQKSGPQVKLPSSQKWSYSFIRKHRRRYSKKTACVLPAPARPPLENRPGRLSEHAGPRKSPLPSSSKFIPGVPTCFEVKPEENSDVHEMRVNQSIMRIKKRSRSVFYRLTILILVFAVSWMPLHLFHVVTDFNDNLISNRHFKLVYCICHLLGMMSCCLNPILYGFLNNGIKADLRSLIHCLHMS encoded by the coding sequence ATGGATTCGGAGCTCAAGGATTATTATAACAAGACATTTGCTGGTGAGAACAATACTGCTTCCATTCGGAATTCTGATTTCCCAGTCTGGGATGACTATAAAAGCAGTGTTGATGACTTGCAGTATTTTTTGATTGGACTCTATACACTTGTAAGTCTTCTTGGTTTTATGGGGAATCTACTTATTTTGATGGCTCTCATGAGGAAACGAAATCAGAAGACTACAGTCAACTTCCTCATAGGGAACCTGGCCTTCTCCGATATCTTGGTTGTGCTGTTTTGCTCACCTTTCACACTGACCTCGGTCTTGCTGGATCAGTGGATGTTTGGCAGGGTCATGTGTCACATTATGCCTTTCCTTCAATGTGTGACGGTTCTGGTTTCCACTTTAATTTTAATATCCATCGCCATTGTCAGGTATCACATGATAAAACATCCTGTATCTAATCATTTAACAGCTAACCATGGCTATTTCCTGATTGCAACTGTCTGGACACTGGGTTTTGCAATGTGTTCTCCTCTCCCAGTGTTTCACAGCCTCGTGGAACTTCAGGAGACCTTTGGCTCAGCATTGCTGAGCAACAGGTATCTATGTGTCGAGTCATGGCCATCTGATGCATACCGAATTGCTTTCACTATCTCTTTATTGCTTGTTCAGTATATTCTGCCCTTGGTTTGTCTAACGGTAAGTCATACTAGTGTCTGCAGGAGTATAAGCTGTGGATTGTCCAACAAAGAAAACcaactggaagaaaaagagatgatCAACTTAACTCTCCATCCTTCCCAAAAGAGTGGGCCCCAAGTGAAGCTCCCCAGCAGCCAGAAGTGGAGCTACTCCTTCATCAGGAAGCACAGAAGGCGGTACAGCAAGAAGACAGCCTGTGTGCTGCCTGCCCCAGCTAGGCCACCTCTGGAGAACCGCCCCGGAAGGCTTTCGGAGCACGCGGGCCCCAGGAAGAGTCCGCTCCCTTCATCCAGTAAGTTCATACCGGGGGTGCCCACCTGCTTTGAGGTGAAACCAGAAGAAAACTCAGATGTTCATGAGATGAGAGTAAACCAGTCTATCATGAGAATAAAAAAGAGATCTCGAAGTGTTTTCTACAGACTGACTATCTTGATACTAGTGTTTGCGGTAAGCTGGATGCCTCTACACCTTTTCCACGTGGTGACCGATTTCAATGACAACCTGATTTCAAACAGACATTTCAAGTTGGTGTATTGCATATGTCACTTGCTAGGCATGATGTCCTGTTGTCTTAATCCAATTCTGTATGGATTTCTTAATAATGGGATCAAAGCTGACTTAAGGTCTCTTATACACTGTCTGCATATGTCATAA